One Setaria viridis chromosome 5, Setaria_viridis_v4.0, whole genome shotgun sequence genomic region harbors:
- the LOC117854657 gene encoding probable serine/threonine-protein kinase At1g54610, with protein MGCVCGRPSSAFDDGQCRTTPPPAAKLSAAVRREEEARKQQQQHARTGSGREEALERRRAMMAMAAACQVRSPVPRAVEGEQVAAGWPPWLVAVAPEAVRGWVPRRAESFEKLDKIGQGTYSNVYRARDLEKEKIVALKKVRFDNLEPESVKFMAREILILRRLDHPNVIKLEGLVTSRMSCSLYLVFEYMEHDLAGLASFPGVKFTESQVKCYMQQLLRGLEHCHSRHILHRDIKGSNLLIDNRGILKIADFGLASFFDPEQRHPLTSRVVTLWYRPPELLLGATNYGVSVDLWSAGCILAELYAGKPIMPGRTEVEQLHKIFKLCGSPSEDYWRKSKLPHATIFKPQHPYARRVSETFKEFPAPALALVDVLLSVDPADRGTAFSALQSEFFTTKPYACNPSSLPRYPPSKEFDAKRREEEARRQGVAGGKQHKHDPERRTRESRAVPAPDANAELVSSLQKRQAQANTRSRSEMFNPCKEDSASGFRIEPPRPTPVTESSEDPQRAYPTRIFHSGPLVNQNHPSKGGGVKNGELQVPGVANHPVVVSTRSSLRTDDSSRTMAAQAEAFAHGRRLSESINEHFSNSGKYDQVFPKKDDRSSRVDGAIGYGSKGNKIHHSGPLTCPSGNVDEMLKENDRQIQEVFRRTRVEKSRARRDHGHHHGGIRPGDFGAIPVFPSSRSSYQAVQQ; from the exons ATGGGCTGCGTCTgcggccgcccctcctccgccttcgACGACGGCCAGTGCCGCACAACGCCTCCGCCGGCTGCGAAGCTctcggcggcggtgaggagggaggaggaggcgcggaagcagcagcagcagcatgcgaGGACGGGgagcgggagggaggaggctctggagaggaggcgggcgatgatggcgatggcggcggcgtgccAGGTCAGGAGTCCGGTGCCCAGGGCGGTGGAGGGGGAGCAGGTGGCTGCGGGGTGGCCGCCGTGGCTCGTCGCAGTCGCCCCGGAGGCCGTGCGCGGATgggtgccgcgccgcgccgagtCGTTCGAGAAGCTCGACAAG ATTGGTCAGGGTACATACAGTAATGTTTACAGAGCTCGTGATCTCGAAAAAGAGAAGATTGTTGCTTTGAAGAAAGTACGCTTTGATAATTTGGAACCTGAGAGCGTGAAATTTATGGCGAGGGAAATCCTCATTTTGCGTCGGCTTGATCATCCAAATGTTATCAAGCTAGAGGGTCTTGTAACATCAAGGATGTCCTGCAGCTTATATCTTGTTTTTGAGTACATGGAGCATGATCTAGCTGGGCTAGCTTCTTTCCCTGGAGTAAAATTTACCGAGTCCCAG GTGAAGTGTTACATGCAACAGCTCCTCCGTGGTCTTGAGCATTGCCACAGTCGACACATTCTGCACCGTGACATTAAGGGTTCCAATCTCTTGATTGACAACCGAGGCATATTGAAGATAGCAGATTTTGGATTAGCGAGTTTCTTTGATCCTGAACAACGGCACCCTTTGACTAGTCGTGTTGTCACTCTATGGTATAGGCCACCAGAGCTTTTGCTTGGTGCCACAAATTATGGTGTTTCTGTAGATCTCTGGAGTGCTGGCTGCATTCTTGCCGAGCTATATGCAGGCAAGCCTATCATGCCTGGTAGAACAGAG GTTGAGCAGTTGCATAAAATATTTAAACTCTGTGGTTCACCGTCAGAAGACTATTGGAGGAAATCTAAACTTCCCCATGCCACCATTTTCAAACCACAACACCCGTATGCGAGGCGTGTATCAGAAACATTTAAAGAGTTTCCTGCTCCTGCTCTGGCATTAGTAGATGTTCTTCTTTCAGTAGACCCAGCAGATCGTGGAACTGCGTTTTCTGCATTGCAAAGTGAG TTTTTTACAACAAAACCATATGCTTGCAATCCTTCAAGCTTGCCAAGGTATCCCCCAAGCAAAGAGTTTGATGCAAAACGTAGGGAGGAGGAAGCTCGAAG gcaaggtgttgctggagGAAAGCAACATAAACATGATCCTGAAAGAAGAACTAGAGAATCAAGAGCAGTCCCTGCCCCTGATGCAAATGCAGAATTAGTGTCATCATTGCAG AAAAGGCAAGCCCAGGCTAATACCAGGAGCAGGAGTGAGATGTTTAATCCCTGCAAAGAAGACTCCGCATCTGGATTTCGAATTGAACCACCCAGGCCAACTCCTGTTACTGAGTCTTCTGAAGACCCACAGCGTGCCTACCCAACCAGAATCTTTCATTCTGGGCCTTTAGTTAATCAGAATCACCCATCAAAGGGTGGAGGTGTCAAAAATGGTGAACTTCAGGTCCCTGGTGTTGCAAACCATCCTGTGGTTGTGTCAACAAGATCGAGTCTCCGAACGGACGACAGCAGCCGGACAATGGCTGCTCAAGCTGAGGCATTTGCTCATGGGCGGAGGCTGTCTGAGTCCATCAACGAGCATTTCAGTAACAGTGGGAAGTACGATCAAGTGTTCCCAAAGAAGGATGACCGGAGCAGCAGGGTTGATGGAGCTATT GGCTATGGATCGAAGGGCAACAAGATCCACCATTCTGGGCCCCTGACCTGCCCTTCAGGCAACGTCGACGAGATGCTGAAGGAGAATGACCGGCAGATACAAGAAGTGTTCCGGAGAACGCGGGTGGAGAAGTCTAGAGCGAGGAGGGACCATGGACATCACCATGGCGGCATAAGACCTGGCGATTTCGGTGCCATCCCGGTGTTCCCTTCCAGCCGCTCCAGTTACCAGGCTGTGCAGCAGTGA
- the LOC117854659 gene encoding beta-glucuronosyltransferase GlcAT14B yields MQASARGEQHSPRSSAAKSPSPRGVGGGGGEHYSPSPSKTPRGVGASLKLLPSSAAWLLDSRWALSAALSLLLFLAVALALTSTSSSSPYASASSFFSSSDSVEAHVIHASQQPEAAAAANASPPPPPPGAGLPRLAYLISGSKGDLERLWRALHALYHPRNQYVVHLDRESPVSERLALAARVANSTVFRRAGNVHVIRRANMVTYRGPTMVANTLHACAVLLRRGGAWDWFINLSASDYPLMTQDDILHVFSTVPRNTNFIEHTGYLGWKEGQRGRPLIVDPGLYGSRKQDIFWVSQKRELPSAFKLFTGSAWVALSRDFVEYTVWGWDNLPRTLLMYYTNFVSSPEGYFQTLLCNAPRFVRTVANHDLHHIQWDVPPRQHPHALALADMPAMVSSGAPFARKFPRDDPVLDAIDADLLGRPPRAGPTSAGGGNGTVAAAATTTQRFVPGGWCGGDASCGGVDNDWVLRPGPGAERFQRLMDRIVRSEAFHNRQCK; encoded by the exons ATGCAGGCGAGCGCCCGCGGCGAGCAGCACTCGCCGAGGTCGTCGGCGGCCAAGTCGCCGTCcccccgcggcgtcggcggcggcgggggcgagcattactcgccgtcgccgtccaagACCCCGCGCGGCGTCGGGGCGTCCCTGAAGCTGCTGCCGAGCAGCGCGGCGTGGCTGCTGGACAGCCGGTGGGCGCTGTCCGCCGCGCTCAGCCTGCTGCTGTTCCTGGCCGTCGCGCTCGCCCTGACGTcaacctcgtcgtcgtcgccgtacGCCTCCGCGTCGTCCTTCTTTTCCTCCTCCGATTCCGTGGAGGCGCACGTCATCCATGCGAGCCAGCagccggaggccgccgccgccgccaacgcttcgccgccgccgcctccgcccggcgcCGGGCTGCCGCGGCTGGCGTACCTGATCTCCGGGTCGAAGGGTGACCTGGAGCGGCTGTGGCGCGCGCTGCACGCGCTGTACCACCCGCGGAACCAGTACGTGGTGCACCTGGACCGCGAGTCCCCCGTTTCGGAGCGGCTGGCGCTGGCGGCGCGCGTGGCCAACAGCACCGTGTTCCGGCGCGCCGGCAACGTCCACGTCATCCGCCGCGCCAACATGGTCACCTACCGGGGCCCCACCATGGTGGCCAACACGCTGCACGCctgcgccgtcctcctccgacgcggcggcgcctgGGACTGGTTCATCAACCTCTCCGCCTCCGACTACCCGCTCATGACGCAGGACG ATATCTTGCACGTGTTCTCAACGGTGCCCAGGAACACCAACTTCATCGAGCACACCGGTTACTTAGGCTGGAAGGA GGGTCAGAGGGGTCGGCCTCTGATCGTGGACCCTGGGCTTTACGGGTCTCGGAAGCAGGACATCTTCTGGGTCTCCCAGAAGCGTGAGCTCCCGTCGGCGTTCAAGCTCTTCACGGGTTCGGCGTGGGTGGCGCTGTCGCGCGACTTCGTGGAGTACACGGTGTGGGGTTGGGACAACCTGCCCCGGACGCTGCTCATGTACTACACCAACTTCGTCTCCTCCCCGGAGGGCTACTTCCAGACGCTGCTCTGCAACGCGCCCCGCTTCGTGCGCACCGTCGCCAACCACGACCTCCACCACATCCAGTGGGACGTCCCGCCGCGCCAGCACCCGCACGCGCTTGCCCTCGCCGACATGCCCGCCATGGTCAGCAGCGGCGCGCCGTTCGCCAGGAAGTTCCCCAGGGACGACCCCGTGCTCGACGCCATCGACGCCGACCTCctcggccgcccgccgcgcgccggcccTACTAGTGCTGGCGGCGGTAATGgcaccgtggcggcggcggcgacgacgacgcaaCGGTTCGTGCCAGgagggtggtgcggcggcgacgcgaGCTGCGGGGGCGTGGACAACGACTGGGTGCTCAGGCCGGGGCCCGGCGCCGAGAGGTTCCAGAGGCTCATGGACAGGATCGTCAGGTCCGAGGCCTTCCACAACAGGCAGTGCAAGTAG
- the LOC117854658 gene encoding serine/threonine-protein kinase STY13: MDPDFQSWNLITCGSVSWLPYFVVMEEQNSWLRRTKFSHTVYTRVDPRRVPVAPVGKDVVVPFAPLGKDVERKLQKFVSMGKSVSMPVHRDDEGTGTALKHCDSLPLVRSSLQLDRDKSNKPKRATLEIPSSPPMNSENCRGPRARSLVKSPSSMMLLSYLNKAPSNQSSSPQKAYGPQQRPRSKSPLPSIAPSEVFREAKSSSQRFSSPPPQRRGSEKSIYGKSFARQVSDMGKSPDWCSTPVVSGKHKSQKDNSWARKYSGGRRVSAVNPADDRRAQMVRMNQAVQTAVDWTLDPSKLLVGHRFASGAYSRLYRGVYDDKPVAIKFIRQPDDDDNGKMAAKLEKQYNSEINSLSHLYHKNVIKLVAAYKCRPVFYIITEFLPGGSLRSYLNSTENHPIPLEKIISIALDVARGLEYIHSQGIVHRDIKPENILFDDNFCVKIADFGIACEETLCDVLVDDEGTYRWMAPEMIKQKAYNRKVDVYSFGLLLWEMVSGRIPYENLTPFQVAYAVANRNLRPTIPPKCPSALRPLIEQCCALQPDKRPDFWQIVKVLEQFHSTLSQGGCLDIPKSGTCQDPKKRLLQWIQKLKPAQSN; this comes from the exons ATGGATCCAGACTTCCAAAGTTGGAATCTGATCACTTGTGGCAGTGTTTCTTGGCTTCCTTATTTTGTCGTTATGGAGGAGCAGAACTCATGGCTTAGGAGGACCAAGTTCTCCCACACTGTCTACACAAGAGTGGATCCTCGAAGGGTACCTGTTGCTCCGGTTGGCAAGGATGTGGTGGTACCTTTCGCTCCACTTGGCAAGGATGTTGAGCGGAAACTGCAGAAGTTTGTGAGTATGGGGAAGTCTGTGTCGATGCCCGTTCATCGGGATGATGAAGGTACAGGGACTGCACTTAAGCACTGTGATAGCTTGCCTCTAGTCCGATCTTCGCTTCAGCTTGATAGGGACAAGTCCAACAAACCGAAGAGGGCGACTTTGGAGATTCCTTCAAGCCCTCCAATGAACTCAGAGAACTGCCGGGGTCCAAGAGCCAGGAGCCTGGTCAAGAGCCCAAGTTCAATGATGCTCCTCAGTTACTTGAACAAGGCTCCCTCAAACCAAAGCTCTAGTCCGCAAAAGGCTTATGGACCCCAGCAGCGACCGAGATCGAAGTCCCCCCTTCCTAGTATTGCGCCTTCTGAAGTGTTCAGGGAAGCAAAGTCTAGCAGCCAGAGGTTTTCAAGCCCTCCTCCACAGCGAAGAGGATCCGAAAAGAGCATATATGGAAAATCATTTGCTAGGCAGGTGTCTGATATGGGTAAAAGTCCTGATTGGTGCTCAACTCCAGTGGTATCTGGTAAGCACAAGTCTCAAAAGGACAATTCTTGGGCAAGGAAATACAGTGGTGGAAGGAGGGTCAGTGCAGTCAACCCTGCTGATGATCGGAGGGCCCAAATGGTTAGAATGAATCAGGCGGTGCAAACTGCAGTCGATTGGACactcgatccatccaagctgcTCGTTGGGCACAGGTTTGCTAGTGGGGCATATAGCCGGCTGTACAGGGGCGTCTATGATGATAAACCAGTTGCAATTAAATTTATCCGACAACCTGATGATGACGACAATGGGAAGATGGCTGCAAAACTTGAGAAGCAGTATAACAGTGAGATAAATTCACTATCTCACCTTTACCACAAGAATGTAATCAAG CTTGTGGCAGCCTATAAATGCCGACCAGTTTTTTACATTATTACCGAGTTCCTTCCTGGAGGCTCCTTAAGGTCATACCTAAACAGCACTGAGAACCACCCCATCCCTCTGGAGAAGATCATATCCATTGCTCTCGATGTTGCCCGTGGTTTGGAGTACATACACTCTCAAGGGATTGTTCACCGCGACATTAAGCCTGAAAACATTCTCTTTGATGACAACTTCTGTGTGAAGATTGCTGATTTTGGTATCGCCTGTGAGGAGACTTTATGTGATGTGCTAGTGGATGATGAGGGCACTTACAGGTGGATGGCTCCTGAGATGATCAAGCAAAAGGCATACAACCGAAAGGTGGATGTCTACAGCTTTGGGTTGCTCCTGTGGGAAATGGTGTCTGGGAGAATTCCTTACGAGAACCTGACCCCTTTCCAGGTGGCTTATGCCGTCGCCAATAGG aacTTGAGGCCAACAATTCCTCCAAAATGTCCATCGGCTCTCAGACCCCTGATTGAGCAGTGCTGCGCATTGCAGCCTGACAAGAGGCCCGATTTCTGGCAGATTGTGAAAGTCCTGGAACAGTTCCATTCCACTCTCTCGCAGGGCGGCTGCCTCGACATACCGAAGAGTGGCACCTGCCAGGATCCCAAGAAGCGTCTCCTGCAGTGGATTCAGAAACTGAAACCAGCGCAGAGCAACTGA